The following is a genomic window from Neofelis nebulosa isolate mNeoNeb1 chromosome 12, mNeoNeb1.pri, whole genome shotgun sequence.
TGTATATGATTGTGGTTGGTTATTGATGTAAGTGAAAAGCtatatcttgtttctttttcatggAGTAGAATGACTTGGTCATTTACCAGATGATTTGACAGTCTctgtaaagattattttttaacagctgttttgttttgctcttgcGTACCTACACTCagctgcttcctttttttcccctttttttcttttttttcccgtattcttttttttttttttttttttctgttttaaataaccCTGGGATGAATATCACGTTTGAGACTATTTTCTTAGAGTGGATTCCCAAAAGTGGATGACTGGGTCGGGGGATGGATGTTTTATGGCTCTTGATAAGTATTGCCAACTTGCTTTCCCCAAGGACTGGACCAGTTTGCAATGCCACCAGCCATGCCTGACAGTGTCGGTCTCACCATGCCCACGGCAACCTTGGGTAttatatgctttttatatatatatatatgtatacacgcaTACAACTTACTAACTTGGTTGGCAAAAAAGCTATATCATTAATCTTTCAGTTTACATTTCTCGGAGTGTTAGCGTAGCCAAACGTTTTATATTTGTCTGTTTCaacattcatatttctttttgtgacttgtccatgtcctttgtccatttttcttttagatcTTTTAGATCTCTTGATCTTACTGTTTTTAAGAGCCGGTTGGCTCTCtgcacatatgtgtacatgtatttgttttaacGTTAACTGAACGCTGACTCTATACCAGGCACACTCGCATATGTCATTGAATCCTTGTAAAACAGTGAATcaggcactattattatcccattgtacagatgagggaactgaggctaagaagagggaaataatTTGCTCTAGGCCACGAGCTTGGGCTGTAGGACACAAACTAGCTCTTACAGCACATCTGACCCACACTTTCAATCCTGTGCTTCCTGTCCCAGCTTTGGGGCAAGGATTTGAACTGTCTTTTATGGCTCAAACACTTCCTGAGCACTGGGCCTCTGAGTTAGATGAGGTGCCTGCCCTTAAGGAGTTCCCAGTGTGGTTGGGTGGTAGGCAATGGGAAGCAGACAAGGAAATTGTGCAGCTGGTTCTAGAACAGGGAAGGAAGTCTGCCTCTGGGGACACAGGGAAAATGTGGGAAGGTCTCTCAGAGGATAAACACCTAAAGGGAGGCCTGAAGGATGACCAGGAGGTAGTGGGCGCTGAACAGCTCAGGCAGAAGgaatggcatgtgcaaaggcccagaggcggGAAGAAACCAGGCTTGTTAAGGTAATGCACAGAAGCCTGTGGCTGAAATGTAGTGGGTACgtgtgtggggaggagggcaagaAAGGAGgtctgggaggagggcagggccagaCCCTGCAAGGTGAGGAAATGGGGTTCTCTCAAAGCAGCAGGGAGCTACAGAAGGGTTTAGGcagcatggggaggggcaaaggcagaATGTGCAGAGATCTCGGGCAAGTTACATCGCTGCTTTGCGTCTGTTTTGTCATTAGTAGAGATCATAATACCTATctggagagggagaaggcagtGCCTGTCTCCTCCTCAGCTGGAGCAGGAAACCAGCCCTAAGGCCCCCTCACCATGAATGCCCAAGGTGGGGGTGGGCCTCTGGCTCTCAtctccctcccctggctgccCTTGTACGGGAAGGGTTCCCTTTCAAGTGATCTGTGCTGTTTCCGTGATGCTTTGGGGGGCTGATGCCTGACCCTGGCCTCTACCGTCCAACCGTGTTGTTaacctcttctcccctcttcctgcctGCAGGTAACCTCCGTGGCTACAACCTGCCAACCCCGAACCTGACGGGCCCCAGCCTCACGGTCCCCCAGCTGGCCACCCCAAATCTACAGCAGTTCTTCCCCCAGGCCACTCGGCAGTCCTTGCTGGGGGCCCCTCCTGTTGGGGTCCCCATAAACCCCTCCCAGATCAACCTTTCAGGGCGGACTCCCCAGAAACAGGCccgcacctcctcctccaccacccccaaTCGCAAGGTGAGTGATGGCTGGGGCGCAGCAGGTGGGGATGGGCGTGGGAAGGTCATACCTGGTATCAGCCTAACTCCACCCACTCTGGCACACACTGGGCCTTTGGGCAGGTCACATCCCTTTTTGTCCTCggtgtccccatctgtaaaaaggggGAAGGGGTTAGTGAGTTGGACTTGTCTGGTGTTTCCCAAATTTCAGATCTTTGTGACTCTCTGATGGGACTTTTGCCACGTCCAAACGCCAGCAATCCTGTTGTTTACCTgatatttctctctttgtaaaCACACGGAGATACAAATGACCCATAACACTGTATTTGTATTAGGTGTCCTGTCACAGTTCTCGGTAAACCAGCGCCGCCctatagaaataaaacatgaggcatgaatggaatttaaatttctttagccatcacattaacaaagtaaaaagaaaccagTGAGATGAATTTCGGTAACAGATTTGAGTTAACTTCATACGTAAAAAACATGACAACTTCAACCTCCAATCAATATTTTAAGACGCGAATGAGGCGTtttgcattcctttttattttgtactgaGTCTCCAAATTCTGGCATGTATCTCCATTTGGCTTGCCACCTTTGGAAAACTCAAAAGCCGGGCACCCGCGGCCAGGGGTTACCAACTGCAGTAGCTGAGCTTTAAATGAATTCGCTTCTCCTCGGTTACATTTCTTTAACAAGGAAACATTATGTCACTACCTGAAATTTCAAAAACAGTCCAAAAGAATTGCTGTACACagaagtgaaagaaaggaaagggtaaAACAACATTACAGGACCCTAAACTCTACAGTGTTGTCATTGGAAGGTTCTGGAGCTGCACCGCCACCTCCTTGGGCCTTGAAGAGGGTGCAAGGCATTAGAAGGAGGCTCACCCTGACATCAGCAGAGTCAGTCCTGGACAGAAGCAGAAAGGGTCGAGGGAGTAGCTTCTCTGGGACTGTCGTGTCCCTGAGTGTCCCGGCAGCCCCTCACATAGGGCACCCTTCTGAGAGCATTCCAGGGGGCAGGGATGACACTGCCCTTTCTGGGCTGCTCTCAGGCCGGCCCACATCTGGAAGTGAGGCATTTCCCTCCAGAGAGCGGTCCTGGCCTCCAACCTGCCCATTGGGCCCCTCCTAACATGGTCTTGTCCAGTGTTCTCCACCACCCATTTTACATGtgggaaagctgaggctcagggagtaTGGTGGAGGCTGCCCCATGCTGCACAGCTGTCAAGACAGACCCAGAGCCTTACAGGACAGTAGGGCCCGTGTCATGCAGGGTGAGAGGCAGGGAGTTCTGAAGGCCATGGAGTCCCGATGGGATGCATGTTTCCACTCAGCGCTGGTTCCTCGGGCttaggaggagggacagaggccGTGGGCAGGCTCCTGGGAGTAACGAGTGCCCAGGACCAGCCGGAGCTGTGCATTTATTTAGCAAACATCTGTAAGTCTGGTAGGAGCCCCAGTGGTACAGATGGTGTGACTGGCCTGACCCTCCTTGGAGGTCTTcgcctggggaggagggtgttAGCAGTGGTAAGACGTTAATGCAGATAATGTTCCCACCAGTTAATTCACCTTGTGGCAAATGCCACAAAAAGGAAGCCCAAGGTCCTCTGGGCCTGTGTTAAGGGTCTGTCTACTCTGGGGTCAGGAGGGCTTCCCGCAAGAAGTGCCTTGGAGGCTCTGGGTGAATTCCTGGGGGCCGGGAGAGACCTAGGACCTTGGGGAACCAGAGAGAAGGCCAGGGTAGATGTAGAGAGGGCGAGGAGGCTAGTCGGGAGTTGGCTGGAGGGGGGGGCGTAGGGGCAGAGGGCAGATTGGGCCGGCTTGGGTGAGGAAGGAATACTCTAGAGTCGGAGGAGTCACAGGAGGGTTTCAGCCTGAAAGAGACAAAAGACATGATCAGGTTTGCGTGTTAGAAGGACCCTTCCAGCTGCTTTGTGGAGAAGGTGGTTGGGAAGTCAGGCAGCACCATGGGCCTGCCGGGAGGGGGCTCTGTATCCCCCAAATCTGGGTTAACAGCCAGGTAGCCTACACAGGATTCCTGGGGTGCTGAGGATCATCTCTGGGCAGCTCTTCATCCCCTGCGGGACTGTTGAAGCCGCTCTTGGGCCAGGGGATTGCTTACGAGGGTGGGTGGCCGGTGTCAAAAACAGTTTCTGAAAGGAAGCAGGATTCTTCTTCTCAGACGGTGCCCATGGAAGACAAGTCAGACCCCCCAGAGGGGTCTGAGGAAGTTGTCGAGTCCCGAACAGACACACCAGAAGGTAAGGGAGGGAGGCTGCTAGCCCTCTGGGTGGGACACAGGTTGGGGCAGGCGGGTGCAGGGGTCGGTGATGGAGGCAGACCTGGGAGGCAGGGATCTTGGTGTGGGGCGAGCCCAGGCCCCACCTCGAGGGGGGAGCTCCTAGTTTGTGCTGCTCACGGCATTGGCGGTCACTCATCTGCCCTCCTTTCCAGACCGAGATTCCCCACCCTGCCCAGATGGCATCGCTAAAGAGAAACACACTGTAGCACCTGAGCCCGAGTCTTGTGAGGCATCGGAGCCACCGGCTAAGAGGTCAAAGAGGTAACCGATGCTGAAAACCTTCCCTGGGCCCAGGGGCCCTGTACTCTCATTCTTGCAAAGCCCGGGGGTGGGTGTAGTTGACGGCCAGGACCCTTTATAGAGAGCTGGAACAAGGAAAGGGCCTTGACCTTTGGCTTGGAGGAAGGTCAAACCCAATTCTGCATCTTACTTGGGAAGACCCCAGGCCAGAGAGTCTCCGGTATCTTCACTGGGCCTGAGTCACCTGGTGGCCAGTTCGGAGAGGTGAACATGTGCATCTGGGACCTCAGAGTGGGCGGAGGATGGGCGGCTTTGCAGGGCCTTGGATACATAATAGCAGGTGGTGGGAGGCGGGGGCGAGGGATCCTGCCCATTTATTTAGGTACAACTGGGGCGTGGAGAGCCGGAGGGGCTCGGCCAAATGCCCGGCTCGGGCTCGCACGTGCTATAACTAGGACTGAACTTGGGTCTTGGCCTTTTTGAGGAGCCCCTGGGGCCAACTGGGAGACATCGGAAGATCTCTTTCAATCCTCCCTAGCTCGGAGTTGCCCACAGAGAAGGGGGCCCCCGGGCAGCTGCAGGCGAAAGTCCAGCCTCAGGCCCGGACCACGGCACCGAAGCAGACCCAGACGCCTGAGCTGCTGCCTGAGCCGCCGGAAGCCCGAGTGCTGCCACGATTCCAGCCGCGGGTTCTGCAGATCCAGGCCCAAGTGCAgacgcagccgcagccgcagccgctgcCGCTGCCACCCCCGCCTCCAGGGGACACCCAGGCACGGCCCAAACTGCAGAAACAGGCACAGACGCAGACCTCTCCAGACCGCTTGGTGCCGCAGCAGGTGCAGAAGGAGGCAGAGCCACAGAAACAGGTGCAGCCCCAGGCACATCCCCAGGCCCCTGGGCAGGCGCAGCCGCAGCAGCTGGCACAGACGCAGACATATCCTCAGCTCCAGCCACCAGAGCAGCCACCAGGACAGCCTCCCGTGCAGCCCCCTGACCGGACTGAGGGGCAGCCTCAGACCTGGCCGCAGGTGTCCATGCCAGCATCGGAGCAAGCACCGGTTCCGGTTCGTTCCACGGTGCCGGAGACACCACCAGACCCGAGAGACGCTGGAGCAGGTAAGGGAGCACTGGCTCCCGGTCGCCCCGTGATGGGACAGTTCGGCCTGgaccctttgcccttcccctggcGTTGTCTCCACCAGAGGCTTCAAGGTCCTGGCTGTGGGTAGAAACGGTGGCTCTCAGGCCCGGGTCGCTTTGGGCCTGGGTGGGAGATGGACCCCTCTGTCATTTCAGGCCTGAAGGAGGCCTCGCCAGAGCCAGGAGGCTCCCAGGTCAGCGTGGAGAGCCAGGAGGAGTTGACCAGCGGTCTGGATGTGGGAGAATGTGAAAAAAGGGCAAGAGAGATGCTAGGGGTGGGTAGATACGCTACCGTGGCTGTGTGCTTACCGCGGGGCCCGGCGGCGGGAGGACCCCTTGTGTTTCCCCACCCATGAAAGGTGACAGCCGCCCTCTGCCGGGGCCGTGGGTTTGATGGAGGGTCGTCAAGCTCCTGTGCTGGTGTGCTGCCTTCACATGCCTTTGCTCTGAAGAACTAGAGGTGCTTTTGGTGACAAGTCCCTTCCAACCTGTTCATCCCTGGAATAGAGCCCTTGGTCCCTGACGGGGGAGCACTGCTCTAGTGGAGAGAACACAGAGGGCAGGCCTATGCATGCCGTctgggtcccagctctgcctcctggtGTGATCGTGGCCAAACCCGTTCCCTTCCTGGTGTCTCCATGTCTCCGTCTGTCacgtgagggtggggtggggtggactTCACAGTTGGGTGGGCTTGGGTTTGAGTCCCGGCTGTAGTACTCCCTCGCTCTGTGAGCCTGGGCAGTCACCTGCCAGCTCAGTGCCTCGGTGTCCCCATCTGTGAAGCGGGCTGTCAGGAGGGCCCAGTAAGACCCTGCTCGTGGGTgtttagcacagggcctggcccaccGTAGGTGCCCAGCTGGTGATAGCTCTGCCCCTGTTCCCGGTGCAGGTGTGGGGTGCCGGGGGCTCCCTGAAGGTCACCATCCTGCAGAGCAGTGACAGCCGGGCCTTCAGCACAGTCCCCCTCACGCCCGTGCCCCGCGCGGGTGACTCTACCCCCGCCACCCCTGCCTCCGCCAGCACACCCTCGAAGCAGACCCTCCAGTTCTTCTGCTACCTTTGCAAGGCCAGCTGCAGCAGCCAGCAGGTACCTGCCGGCCAGGCCCCGGTATGGGGGGGAGGGCCGGTGGGCAGAGTGGAGGGTGTCTCTGGCGGATGCCCAGGCCTCCCCGCGGCACCTGAGTGGCCACAAGGGCCCCGTGAGCACCATCCAGGGCAGCTGTGCGTTTGCCCTGAAAACAGTTCCTGACCAGCCAAGAAGTTAGGGATTTAGAGTCCGGCAGACCAGGTATAAACCAGCCCTGACTAGCCGCGTAGACCTCAGAAGGTGAATTCTCCTCTTTATGACTCCCATTTCCTCCCGCATCAGATGAAGAAACACTTAGAACCCACCTCACCCAGAGGTTCCAAGGATTCAGTGACCTGACATTGAAATCACGAGCCCCAAGCGCCCCCTGGAGCGAGCAGCACGTTAATAACAGCCTTAGGCtcgtaataataacaataattattattacccTTGCTATTGCTACCTCTGTCATCCGGAGCAGAGCCATGGGATCCGGAGGTTAATCGGACTGCTCCCTGCCTTTGAGGGGCCCACACAGTCTCCGGAAGGAGCAGAAGCTCCGGCTGCTCTGTGCCCACTTGGTGTCTCAGTTCACCATCCTTCTGTGGCCCCCCACGGGGCTGTTGTAAGAGAGACGGCTTCGGCAGCGGCGGGGTGGCCGTGAAGCCGAGGTTGGaggcctcctcctccacccttGCCCGCTGTTCCGGGGCTCGTTCTTCAGGCCCATCCTTCGCTCTGCTGGCTACAGGAGTTCCAGGACCACATGGCGGGGGCCCAGCACCAGCAGCGTCTGGGGGAGATCCAGCACATGAGCCAAGCCTGCCTCCTGTCCCTGCTGCCCGTGCCCCGGGATGTCCTGGAGAGAGAGGACGAGTGAGTGGGGGATCTCGGAGGCTCTGTACTGGGGGGTAGACAGTCTTGCAGGCCAGGCAAGGCTGGGAAGGGCCCTGAGTCTGCCATCTTCAAGGTCCGCCTTTGGGTTAAGCATTGCCCTCTGCCAGAGGCCTCTCCGCACCATTAACCGTTTAGCCTCGGGCCTcggttttcctcatctgtaaaatggcctGGTGAAGGATGCAATGTAAGAATTCATGAACTAGGTGGTCTCTTAAGGCTCCATCCAGCCAGGAACAGTGGGACCACCCACATGGGAAGGAAGTGGGTTGTGGCACAGAGCCCTGCTTCTCCGGCATATGTGCTGACCCcagctggggggggtggggtggggtggggacacacACAATGGTGAGGATCGTCACCTTGTGGCCTGAGGTTACAGCTACACTGTGCCACCCCTTTTTCATTGCCATAGGGGCTTCATTGACCCAAAATATGTGCCCTCCTGGAGTCCAAAACTAGCTCTTGGGCTAAGAAGGCCTGGTGGAAGGTACAAGACCTTTCAGCACCCTGTGGGCAGTCATGAGGcctgctggggggctggggggggcggcggggggggggagcaggtAGGCACTGCCTCAGGCCATGCTGGGGGACATGGGCTCTGTCACAGAACAGCTGCCCCACAGCTCCAGGTCTCCTAATTGTTCCAGAGAATCTAGAAACCCAGCCTTGTATGTGAAATCTCCCAATTTCAAAATGTTAGCAGCTAGCTCAGAATCAAGATGAAACAAAGCCTATGGGGGCCGAACCAAACTCCTTCACAGGCTGGACAGTCCCCGAGGCAGTGGTTGGGGACTCAGCCTTGAGCGCTTACAGAGGGTCACAGCTTGGAGCTCCCTGTCCGCATGCTCTGGGTGACAGAACACTCTCTCCAGAGGCAGCGGTGTCTCTGTTAGGTGCTTCTTTGAGAAGAACTTCCCTACGTGGTTGTGCAGTATGTTCTCGACCTTTAAACTTCCCCCTGCTTGCGGGCCTAGGAATTATACTTAGGTGAGATAATCATAAATACAGGAGAAAGATGACTCACAAAGATGTTCCTTGCAGAGTAATGTAATGGTGACAGATTTTAATTGGAAACTTTCTAGAATATCGAAACCTGCGGGATCAGTTAGATCAGGCTTGTCCACTTGGTGGAGTGGTTCTAATAAACAGGACAACGGCAGGGAATTCATGAGAACGAGGAAGCAGGTGTGATGCAACATCAGGTTAGAACAGATTCAAAACTGCCATGTGCAGAATGAGCTTGGGATCTCGTGACACAAGAAAAGCGGAAGGATGTGGCCCGTCTGTTAACAGGCTTTAGGTGCGGGAGATTCACTGAACTGTCTCCTGATGACGTCACCCCTTGAATCCTGACCTGGCCCCCTGAGGCCAGTCCTTCAGACTggctgcctctccttcctccttggtTATTATTCTTGTTTAAGGATTCTTCCAGATGAATCTCAGAACCGTTGATAAGTTTCTAAAAAAGCTCCTGTTGGAACTGCATTACATTTATGGGGAGCATCTTGGGAGAGCGGCTGTCTTTCCAACAAGAACAGCATCCCACTGTATATACTTGTTTTGGTTGCCGTCACTCAGAGAGCCCCCGCCGAGGCGTTGGTGTAACACCTGCCAGGTCTACTACATGGGGGACCTGATCCAGCACCGCAGGACTCAGGACCACAAGGTATGAGGGCCTGTGTGCTGCGAAGGTACCCACACATCTATCTCCAAGCCCAGGGTTGGGAAGGAGGGAGCTGAGGTTGGGGACGGAAAGACAATTGCACTCTTTATCTCTGGATGGTCATAACTCAGAAGCGTGGCTTCTCGATGTTTCCtctttgggcttcagtttctccatGTTTCCAAGTGGGTAAAGCACCATCTCATCCTGTCATTCAGCCATGGGGCTGGTGGGGTCCTCTTGGCGGCTACTCTCTCTCCCCGGCTCGTCTTCTCTCTGTCCTGTTGCCATCTGCCATCCCGTCTTGTAGCCAACAGCACAGGGAGTGGATATGTTTGCCCATGTTCTGGTAAAGGGGCGGGGCACAGCCAGCTGGTTACAGATGTGGTAGTCTGTGGGTGGGAGATGAGATCTCACTGGGCACAGCCTGGCTGCACCCGGGGACACTGCCTGCCACCCACTCAGCCTGCCCTCCTTTCCCCAGATTGCCAAGCAATCCCTGCGGCCTTTCTGCACTGTTTGCAACCGCTATTTCAAGACCCCCCGCAAGTTTGTGGAGCATGTGAAGTCCCAGGGGCATAAGGACAAAGCCAAGGAGGTAACCCCAGCTCCCTCACAGGACACGGGCCCAGAGAGGTACAGAGCCTTGgccagggccacacagcaagtTGAGCTTTTTCCCAGCCTGAACTCATACCAGGTCTGGAGGGATTGGGACACTCAGAgttgtggggtgggtggggtgtggCCCTTAGGCTGCCCAGAGCTGACCTGAGCCCTGGCCCACTCTCCGGGGCAGCTGAAGATGCTTGAGAAGGAGATCGCCGGTCAAGATGAGGACCACTTCATCACGGTGGACGCTGTGGGCTGCTTTGAGGgcgatgaagaggaggaggaggaggaggaggatgaagaagAAGAGATCGAGGTTGAGGAAGAATTCTGCAAGCAGGTACTTGGGGGacgaggtggggtgggaggcaggctgGAGGCTGGGCTCCCAGCCCAGGCGGGACCTCGCCCCACCTCCCGGGGCCAGGGGGCACAGTGCTGACGTTTGTAGGCACTAACAGGTGCCAAAATTTAGTACAAATGGGACTGTATTCCGTATGGCTAGGTATAAATACACATCATGATGACTGCAGGGCGGCCGGTTACATGGGTGAGGACCTCAAAATCTGGCTGAAATTTTGACCTGCATTGAGGAAGGGAAAGGGCATCTTAGGCCAATAAGGGCACGGAGGGAACTATGCAGGGGACACGGAAGAGTCAGCATAaggtgatgatgacgatgacaCCCATAGCAGACGACATTTTTGAGCAGTTACCGTGTGCCAGTTATGTACCAAGCACTTTCCTGGCAGAGACCCACCCACTTGGATGTTGGGAAGTGAGATGCCAGAGCCCGTGCTCCTAACACCGCAGCTCCTCTGAGCCACACCCTGGTGCTTGATGTGGGGATACATGGGGATTaaggcctggccctgccctcccagAGCTTGCTCTTGcagtccggggggggggggggggtggtgggggggggtggggagccaggcaAAGGGGCATCGTGGAGGGGCTGTGGATGGAGTGTCACAAGGGTGGCCTCCAGCCCTATGCAGGTTTGATGTGAGATCGCTTTGTTACTCAGCAGTTGGCCGTGGTATGACCTCAGGCAAGCCCCTCGCCTTCTCTGAGCCCCCCGTTTCCTCTGCTTAGAACTAAGAGTCCCAACTCAGGCTCTAAGGAAGGGCCGAAGCCCGGCCTGAGGCGGGGGTGGCAAATGGGAGTGGTTGTCCCTCCTGGAAGGCACATTTGTTTGCTTGGTAAGTGGAGGAGGGCACTCCTAAGCATGGTGGGTCTGCTGTGGCTGGAATCAGATGGCCCCGTCTGGAAGGGGCTCATGTCTGGTAGGTAGGA
Proteins encoded in this region:
- the CIZ1 gene encoding cip1-interacting zinc finger protein isoform X9, yielding MSTMFNQQQLLQLQQLLQQSPPQPPLPMAVSRGLPQQQPQQQLLNLQGASPASLLNGSVLQRALLLQQLQGLDQFAMPPAMPDSVGLTMPTATLGNLRGYNLPTPNLTGPSLTVPQLATPNLQQFFPQATRQSLLGAPPVGVPINPSQINLSGRTPQKQARTSSSTTPNRKDSSSQTVPMEDKSDPPEGSEEVVESRTDTPEDRDSPPCPDGIAKEKHTVAPEPESCEASEPPAKRSKSSELPTEKGAPGQLQAKVQPQARTTAPKQTQTPELLPEPPEARVLPRFQPRVLQIQAQVQTQPQPQPLPLPPPPPGDTQARPKLQKQAQTQTSPDRLVPQQVQKEAEPQKQVQPQAHPQAPGQAQPQQLAQTQTYPQLQPPEQPPGQPPVQPPDRTEGQPQTWPQVSMPASEQAPVPVRSTVPETPPDPRDAGAGLKEASPEPGGSQVSVESQEELTSGLDVGECEKRAREMLGVWGAGGSLKVTILQSSDSRAFSTVPLTPVPRAGDSTPATPASASTPSKQTLQFFCYLCKASCSSQQAHPSLCWLQEFQDHMAGAQHQQRLGEIQHMSQACLLSLLPVPRDVLEREDEEPPPRRWCNTCQVYYMGDLIQHRRTQDHKIAKQSLRPFCTVCNRYFKTPRKFVEHVKSQGHKDKAKELKMLEKEIAGQDEDHFITVDAVGCFEGDEEEEEEEEDEEEEIEVEEEFCKQVRSRDISIEEWKGSETYSPSTAYGVDFLVPVMGYICRICHKFYHSNSGAQLSHCKSLAHFENLQKYKKAKNPSPTSRPVSRRCAINARNALTALFTSGGRAPTQPSTQDTAKTPSKNASTTTAIQGPAQNASSKKPSLVSTRNHHSLLHGHS
- the CIZ1 gene encoding cip1-interacting zinc finger protein isoform X2 → MFNQQQLLQLQQLLQQSPPQPPLPMAVSRGLPQQQPQQQLLNLQGASPASLLNGSVLQRALLLQQLQGLDQFAMPPAMPDSVGLTMPTATLGNLRGYNLPTPNLTGPSLTVPQLATPNLQQFFPQATRQSLLGAPPVGVPINPSQINLSGRTPQKQARTSSSTTPNRKDSSSQTVPMEDKSDPPEGSEEVVESRTDTPEDRDSPPCPDGIAKEKHTVAPEPESCEASEPPAKRSKSSELPTEKGAPGQLQAKVQPQARTTAPKQTQTPELLPEPPEARVLPRFQPRVLQIQAQVQTQPQPQPLPLPPPPPGDTQARPKLQKQAQTQTSPDRLVPQQVQKEAEPQKQVQPQAHPQAPGQAQPQQLAQTQTYPQLQPPEQPPGQPPVQPPDRTEGQPQTWPQVSMPASEQAPVPVRSTVPETPPDPRDAGAGLKEASPEPGGSQVSVESQEELTSGLDVGECEKRAREMLGVWGAGGSLKVTILQSSDSRAFSTVPLTPVPRAGDSTPATPASASTPSKQTLQFFCYLCKASCSSQQEFQDHMAGAQHQQRLGEIQHMSQACLLSLLPVPRDVLEREDEEPPPRRWCNTCQVYYMGDLIQHRRTQDHKIAKQSLRPFCTVCNRYFKTPRKFVEHVKSQGHKDKAKELKMLEKEIAGQDEDHFITVDAVGCFEGDEEEEEEEEDEEEEIEVEEEFCKQVRSRDISIEEWKGSETYSPSTAYGVDFLVPVMGYICRICHKFYHSNSGAQLSHCKSLAHFENLQKYKKAKNPSPTSRPVSRRCAINARNALTALFTSGGRAPTQPSTQDTAKTPSKNASTTTAIQGPAQNASSKKPSLVSTRNHHSLLHGHS
- the CIZ1 gene encoding cip1-interacting zinc finger protein isoform X6; this translates as MFNQQQLLQLQQLLQQSPPQPPLPMAVSRGLPQQQPQQQLLNLQGASPASLLNGSVLQRALLLQQLQGLDQFAMPPAMPDSVGLTMPTATLGNLRGYNLPTPNLTGPSLTVPQLATPNLQQFFPQATRQSLLGAPPVGVPINPSQINLSGRTPQKQARTSSSTTPNRKDSSSQTVPMEDKSDPPEGSEEVVESRTDTPEDRDSPPCPDGIAKEKHTVAPEPESCEASEPPAKRSKSSELPTEKGAPGQLQAKVQPQARTTAPKQTQTPELLPEPPEARVLPRFQPRVLQIQAQVQTQPQPQPLPLPPPPPGDTQARPKLQKQAQTQTSPDRLVPQQVQKEAEPQKQLQPPEQPPGQPPVQPPDRTEGQPQTWPQVSMPASEQAPVPVRSTVPETPPDPRDAGAGLKEASPEPGGSQVSVESQEELTSGLDVGECEKRAREMLGVWGAGGSLKVTILQSSDSRAFSTVPLTPVPRAGDSTPATPASASTPSKQTLQFFCYLCKASCSSQQAHPSLCWLQEFQDHMAGAQHQQRLGEIQHMSQACLLSLLPVPRDVLEREDEEPPPRRWCNTCQVYYMGDLIQHRRTQDHKIAKQSLRPFCTVCNRYFKTPRKFVEHVKSQGHKDKAKELKMLEKEIAGQDEDHFITVDAVGCFEGDEEEEEEEEDEEEEIEVEEEFCKQVRSRDISIEEWKGSETYSPSTAYGVDFLVPVMGYICRICHKFYHSNSGAQLSHCKSLAHFENLQKYKKAKNPSPTSRPVSRRCAINARNALTALFTSGGRAPTQPSTQDTAKTPSKNASTTTAIQGPAQNASSKKPSLVSTRNHHSLLHGHS
- the CIZ1 gene encoding cip1-interacting zinc finger protein isoform X5, producing the protein MFNQQQLLQLQQLLQQSPPQPPLPMAVSRGLPQQQPQQQLLNLQGASPASLLNGSVLQRALLLQQLQGLDQFAMPPAMPDSVGLTMPTATLGNLRGYNLPTPNLTGPSLTVPQLATPNLQQFFPQATRQSLLGAPPVGVPINPSQINLSGRTPQKQARTSSSTTPNRKDSSSQTVPMEDKSDPPEGSEEVVESRTDTPEDRDSPPCPDGIAKEKHTVAPEPESCEASEPPAKRSKSSELPTEKGAPGQLQAKVQPQARTTAPKQTQTPELLPEPPEARVLPRFQPRVLQIQAQVQTQPQPQPLPLPPPPPGDTQARPKLQKQAQTQTSPDRLVPQQVQKEAEPQKQVQPQAHPQAPGQAQPQQLAQTQTYPQLQPPEQPPGQPPVQPPDRTEGQPQTWPQVSMPASEQAPVPVRSTVPETPPDPRDAGAGLKEASPEPGGSQVSVESQEELTSGLDVGECEKRAREMLGVWGAGGSLKVTILQSSDSRAFSTVPLTPVPRAGDSTPATPASASTPSKQTLQFFCYLCKASCSSQQEFQDHMAGAQHQQRLGEIQHMSQACLLSLLPVPRDVLEREDEEPPPRRWCNTCQVYYMGDLIQHRRTQDHKIAKQSLRPFCTVCNRYFKTPRKFVEHVKSQGHKDKAKELKMLEKEIAGQDEDHFITVDAVGCFEGDEEEEEEEEDEEEEIEVEEEFCKQVRSRDISIEEWKGSETYSPSTAYGVDFLVPVMGYICRICHKFYHSNSGAQLSHCKSLAHFENLQKYKKAKNPSPTSRPVSRRCAINARNALTALFTSGGRAPTQPSTQDTAKTPSKVTAQPPPPPLPRRSTRLKT
- the CIZ1 gene encoding cip1-interacting zinc finger protein isoform X7; the protein is MFNQQQLLQLQQLLQQSPPQPPLPMAVSRGLPQQQPQQQLLNLQGASPASLLNGSVLQRALLLQQLQGLDQFAMPPAMPDSVGLTMPTATLGNLRGYNLPTPNLTGPSLTVPQLATPNLQQFFPQATRQSLLGAPPVGVPINPSQINLSGRTPQKQARTSSSTTPNRKTVPMEDKSDPPEGSEEVVESRTDTPEDRDSPPCPDGIAKEKHTVAPEPESCEASEPPAKRSKSSELPTEKGAPGQLQAKVQPQARTTAPKQTQTPELLPEPPEARVLPRFQPRVLQIQAQVQTQPQPQPLPLPPPPPGDTQARPKLQKQAQTQTSPDRLVPQQVQKEAEPQKQVQPQAHPQAPGQAQPQQLAQTQTYPQLQPPEQPPGQPPVQPPDRTEGQPQTWPQVSMPASEQAPVPVRSTVPETPPDPRDAGAGLKEASPEPGGSQVSVESQEELTSGLDVGECEKRAREMLGVWGAGGSLKVTILQSSDSRAFSTVPLTPVPRAGDSTPATPASASTPSKQTLQFFCYLCKASCSSQQEFQDHMAGAQHQQRLGEIQHMSQACLLSLLPVPRDVLEREDEEPPPRRWCNTCQVYYMGDLIQHRRTQDHKIAKQSLRPFCTVCNRYFKTPRKFVEHVKSQGHKDKAKELKMLEKEIAGQDEDHFITVDAVGCFEGDEEEEEEEEDEEEEIEVEEEFCKQVRSRDISIEEWKGSETYSPSTAYGVDFLVPVMGYICRICHKFYHSNSGAQLSHCKSLAHFENLQKYKKAKNPSPTSRPVSRRCAINARNALTALFTSGGRAPTQPSTQDTAKTPSKVTAQPPPPPLPRRSTRLKT